From the genome of Acropora palmata chromosome 4, jaAcrPala1.3, whole genome shotgun sequence, one region includes:
- the LOC141879840 gene encoding QRFP-like peptide receptor: MENSSNFSNQADACVPIVETTAAMVGKITAYVLVQVVGLTGNILVLYVVRKTKQGQRNVNFLIINMVVSDLVVPVFVVPRHVAEILLDARSQWLLGGLAGQISCKVVCYVQDTATAVSTLTVVLIGCERLVAVVFPLHVKMITAKPRVVLLTLTWIVSALVHAPYLYTFKLTDTSTGKYCIPSWEPEFEEPKTSQMYLTFLCVFLILVPFTLLSAIYATIVWKLVKQEGSLKHATSGTVIRDKMNRNVLKMALAVTAMFAVCWAPLNVYNFIVIFVWNYEVPICEPILDRFRFVAVFLCYTNSAVNPCLYFVFVEHYRRCVKNALKNSFLRCSFQSAGNRLKFRRETFELTSSSGDKQTYSESSMVSLKRARQESYTTITEVAL; the protein is encoded by the coding sequence atggaaaacagCAGTAATTTTAGCAATCAGGCAGATGCATGTGTGCCGATCGTCGAAACGACAGCTGCAATGGTCGGGAAAATAACTGCGTACGTTTTAGTCCAGGTCGTTGGTCTTACGGGAAATATTCTTGTCCTGTACGTGGTCCGTAAAACCAAACAAGGACAGCGAAACGTTAATTTCCTGATTATCAATATGGTGGTATCAGACTTGGTCGTTCCCGTCTTTGTAGTGCCAAGACACGTAGCTGAGATCTTATTAGACGCCAGATCTCAATGGTTGCTGGGCGGACTCGCCGGACAGATATCCTGCAAAGTGGTTTGTTATGTACAGGACACAGCTACGGCAGTCTCTACTCTAACTGTAGTTCTTATAGGATGTGAGAGACTCGTGGCAGTGGTCTTTCCTTTGCACGTCAAGATGATAACAGCTAAGCCGCGAGTGGTATTACTGACTTTGACGTGGATTGTTAGCGCCCTTGTTCACGCCCCTTACCTCTACACCTTCAAACTGACTGATACAAGCACTGGGAAGTACTGCATTCCGAGCTGGGAACCAGAGTTTGAAGAGCCGAAAACAAGCCAAATGTATCTCACTTTCCTTTGCGTCTTCCTGATTTTGGTCCCTTTTACATTGCTGTCCGCGATTTACGCCACCATAGTGTGGAAACTTGTGAAACAAGAGGGTTCCTTAAAACACGCAACGAGTGGCACTGTCATCCGTGACAAAATGAAcagaaacgttttgaaaatggctctGGCCGTTACAGCGATGTTTGCAGTTTGTTGGGCGCCATTAAACGTGTATAATTTCATCGTAATTTTTGTATGGAATTACGAAGTTCCGATCTGTGAACCCATCTTGGACAGGTTCCGATTTGTAGCCGTTTTTCTGTGTTACACAAACAGCGCAGTCAATCCCTGTTTATACTTTGTCTTCGTGGAACATTATCGTCGTTGTGTCAAGAATGCCTTGAAGAACTCCTTCCTGCGCTGTAGTTTCCAGAGTGCTGGAAACAGGTTGAAGTTCCGCCGTGAAACGTTTGAGCTGACTTCTTCTTCTGGAGACAAACAAACCTATTCAGAATCGAGCATGGTTTCGCTCAAAAGAGCAAGACAAGAAAGCTATACAACAATCACGGAGGTGGCCTTGTGA